A window of the Helianthus annuus cultivar XRQ/B chromosome 4, HanXRQr2.0-SUNRISE, whole genome shotgun sequence genome harbors these coding sequences:
- the LOC118491575 gene encoding ATP-dependent DNA helicase PIF1-like — MMHVDNDLPGVFFIDGPGGTGKTFLYIALLTEIRSRGLIALATASSGAAANNVPGGRTAHSRFKIPLNLENNSMCNIKKQSGAAKLIRSAKIIIWDEASMAKRQVIEAVDRTFQDIIGVSLPFGGKIMVMGGDFRQVLPVIKRGTRAQIVDSSVRMSPLWSLTKKMRLTINMRALKDPWFSKFLLRVGDGTKEPIEGNYIRIPDDMTIQCNNRENAIKELIHAIFPSIEDNVYSSDYIISRAILSTKNDSVDEINNQMIEIFQGEEKVYYSFDEAEDDQRNFYPVEFLNSLNVSGLPPHKLHLKIGCPIILLRNIDPSHGLCNGTRLICKGFMRNVIDAEIAVGQHAGKRVFLPRIPLTLSEDDMFPFKLKRKQFPIRLSFSMTINKAQGQTIPNVGIYLPDSVFSHGQLYVALSRGISRQSMKVLVHLAKEIKQHGVYTSNVVYQEVLRD; from the coding sequence ATGATGCATGTTGATAATGATCTTCCAGGCGTGTTCTTTATTGATGGTCCAGGTGGAACTGGAAAAACATTTTTGTACATTGCCTTGCTTACTGAAATTCGGTCACGTGGTCTTATTGCTCTCGCAACAGCTTCATCAGGTGCAGCGGCTAATAATGTGCCAGGAGGTAGAACGGCTCACTCGAGATTCAAGATTCCTCTTAATCTTGAAAATAATTCAATGTGCAATATCAAAAAACAGAGTGGGGCCGCTAAACTGATTCGGTCTGCCAAAATAATCATATGGGATGAAGCGTCGATGGCTAAACGACAGGTGATAGAGGCAGTCGATCGTACATTCCAAGACATAATAGGTGTTAGTCTCCCATTTGGTGGAAAGATAATGGTTATGGGAGGTGACTTCAGACAGGTGTTACCGGTTATTAAACGTGGCACTCGAGCACAGATTGTAGACTCCAGTGTACGAATGTCACCTCTTTGGTCTTTGACTAAGAAGATGCGGTTGACCATAAATATGAGAGCGCTAAAAGATCCATGGTTTTCTAAATTTCTTTTAAGAGTCGGCGATGGAACTAAAGAACCAATCGAAGGAAACTATATCCGCATACCCGATGACATGACAATTCAGTGCAACAACAGAGAAAACGCTATAAAAGAATTGATCCATGCCATCTTTCCATCAATTGAAGATAATGTATATTCTTCAGATTATATAATCTCTAGAGCAATATTGTCCACTAAAAATGATAGTGTTGACGAGATTAATAATCAAATGATTGaaatttttcaaggggaggaaaAAGTTTATTACAGTTTTGATGAAGCTGAAGATGATCAGCGCAACTTCTATCCGGTTGAGTTCTTAAACTCGCTAAATGTTAGTGGTTTGCCGCCTCATAAGCTTCATTTAAAAATTGGATGCCCAATAATATTGTTACGTAATATCGATCCATCACATGGCCTGTGTAATGGCACGCGGTTGATATGTAAGGGTTTCATGCGAAATGTTATTGATGCGGAAATTGCAGTCGGTCAACATGCCGGCAAAAGAGTTTTTTTGCCAAGAATCCCTCTAACCCTTTCTGAAGATGACATGTTCCCATTCAAGctgaaaagaaaacaatttccaATTCGACTTAGCTTTTCCATGACGATTAATAAAGCTCAAGGTCAAACAATTCCGAACGTTGGTATTTATCTTCCGGATTCTGTATTTTCACATGGACAACTTTATGTCGCGTTATCAAGAGGGATTTCAAGACAAAGTATGAAGGTGTTGGTACATCTCGCCAAAGAAATCAAACAACACGGAGTTTACACATCAAATGTTGTCTACCAGGAAGTGTTGCGTGATTAA
- the LOC118491576 gene encoding uncharacterized protein LOC118491576 — MNVEVCSSIKSVKYLFKYVYKGHEKQVIQVDQSEPGVVINEIKRFQDARYISPPEAMWRIFSFSLSQIFPAVLALQLHLPNNQMVRFRDDDLMPNIVDRERDKRTMLTAFFEINRNDETARVHLYKDFPKHFTWNGSTRRWSRRFGKKQRGRIVSANPVEGERYYLRLLLSNVRGPTSFEHLCTVNGQRCATFWKAALELGLIEDDEYLSQCLKEASTFQFPNALRRLFATIMIFCQPGDIRKLWNDNFDSLSEDHRLHCQSIERVQNMVLTEISVLVQSMGKNFNEFDLPKITDDVNLQDAGYRELQEEYGIVLEPEHLSAKDSLNPDQKKTCLLRS; from the coding sequence ATGAATGTTGAAGTTTGCTCAAGTATAAAATCTGTGAAATATCTTTTCAAATATGTTTATAAAGGACATGAGAAACAGGTTATTCAAGTCGATCAAAGTGAGCCAGGGGTTGTTATTAATGAGATAAAAAGATTTCAAGATGCACGCTACATATCGCCCCCAGAGGCTATGTGGCGCATTTTTTCCTTCTctctttctcaaatctttcctGCAGTTCTAGCCTTACAACTTCATCTCCCAAATAATCAGATGGTTAGATTTAGAGATGATGACTTGATGCCTAATATTGTTGATAGGGAAAGGGATAAGAGAACCATGCTAACAGCATTTTTTGAGATAAATAGAAACGATGAAACAGCAAGGGTACATttgtataaagattttccaaaacACTTTACGTGGAATGGAAGCACACGCCGTTGGAGTCGTCGTTTCGGTAAAAAACAAAGAGGTCGTATTGTTTCCGCTAATCCAGTTGAAGGAGAAAGGTACTACTTACGCCTACTTTTGTCAAATGTCAGAGGGCCTACTTCTTTTGAACATCTTTGCACAGTTAATGGTCAACGGTGTGCGACATTTTGGAAAGCAGCTCTTGAGTTAGGCTTAATAGAAGACGATGAATATCTATCACAATGTCTCAAAGAAGCCTCTACGTTTCAGTTTCCCAATGCTCTTAGAAGGTTATTTGCGACCATAATGATTTTTTGCCAACCTGGAGATATTCGAAAGTTATGGAATGACAACTTTGATTCACTGTCTGAAGATCATCGGTTACACTGTCAAAGTATAGAACGAGTTCAAAATATGGTTCTTACCGAAATTAGTGTCTTGGTACAATCCATGGGTAAAAATTTCAATGAGTTCGACCTTCCTAAGATAACAGACGATGTTAACTTACAAGATGCAGGTTATCGTGAGTTACAAGAAGAGTATGGGATTGTTTTGGAACCTGAACACTTGAGTGCCAAAGATTCACTTAATCCGGACCAAAAAAAAACGTGTTTGTTGAGATCATGA